CGCATGGATCACgtgaatgtatgtgtgagagagacactatttcaacatgaacatttttatttttatttcatgtatatattattgctagtatgagcactatcttgaGTTGCCCCTGAGGATCAATAAAGTTATATTGTATTGTAACCCTTTCTCTTCACGTCCTAACATTCCAAGACACCTTCAAACCACGTCTTATTCAAGTTTGTCTCTGAAAAATACAACTTTTGTTTCACAAATAGCAAATCAGGATTCCGGTCAAGTGGGCAGCACCAGAAGTACTAGAAGACAAGccagcaacagaaaaaagtgatgtGTGGTCCTTTGGAATCACACTCTGGGAAATTTTCAGCCTCGGTAGGGTGTAATTATTTATTGGGATTGATAGTGATTCTTGTTGTAATCATGTTTGCAAGCAGGAGGTTGCCTGATAAAACAATACACACATTTttagacaaatattttcttcagcTCCTGCTGCTCTGAAATTGTATGCTGAGTAGCGGACGTATCCGATCTGTTGCTGGAGTTTGCATACATATAGCAACAAAACAGGCCCTATCTCAAAGTTTTCTAAATGAACAATTCTGTAGAGTGATGAAaatcaagatatatatatacactgacaCATTCTGTCCACAGGCCAACAACCTTATCCTGACATTCGGAGCACTGAGATGGGAACACGGCTCAAGTCTGGATATCGCATGAGCAAGCCtgaatttgctgatgacatgtaAGATACATGCATTCAAATGTCTCCTTTCCCCCTTAAACTGTTAGATTTTTCCATTCAGAGCTTTATGTGGTTCTAAATCTTTTGTGCTCAAAATTTCTAGCTGCAAAACACTCATTTACTTACAACTGCATCTGAAGCACCACCTGATTTGCTTGACTTTCATGCCACTTTTGATGATTTGTATCTACATCTTTCATCTTCAGATTTATAAATAAAGGGAAgaagtaaaaggaaaaaaggaaagatgaaaatgtaAGCTTTACGAGGAAAgctaataaataaaacaaagcaatttGCAAACTAATCTCATTGTCTTATCCACACATTCAACCATTCTGTTACAATTACTCTGCTGACAGATACATCCATTTTTATGTGCCTGCTtacaagacaaaaagaaaccatTGCTTTTGCAGGTTTTACAAACTTATGACCAAATGCTGGGAGGAGTCTCCTGGTAAACGCCAAACTTTTAAGTTCATCAGTGACCAGTTGTCGGGCATGTTCAAACCAAGAGAGAGGAGAAGTGAGGACATCTATTATGCGACCAATCCATCACATTAACATGTGATTAACATGAGTCGGAGTTTTGAGGATGgtggagaaggaaggaaaagttAATTCTTTTACACAAATGCCAACAAGAAATTTTTTGCTTGGCCTTAATAATTATTGTGGAAGCTTCCAGTATTCTCAAATCTTCTAGACAATTCAAATGCGATGCATACAGCTACTACGATTGAAGCATCACGAACCGGAGTGACAATCTATCACAATGTGTAAAAAGCAAGAATTTGCATTCTCTAAGCCATAAAGAAGGATTTTCAAGTTATCAATTACagtatctctttctctcatgcacAAACTTATATATACATGCTAGCATGCCTCTCTCTAAAAACCATCATTTTACTCAATTTTTACCATACACCGAAAAGTACCTGCTTATATATTGCAACTACtctgtttttcaaaaataaaaatttactgcCTTCGTAAAATCTTATCATTCATGACACCATATGTAAAATTAAACCACCAAAACTAATGTCTTAAAAGAGTACATAGACTTATAAACGTACAACATGGGATCAGATGAACGACCACTGAATATTATAAATGCAGCCAGTATAGGTAAGGTAACGATCATCCCATGACCTTTTGACAGCTATGTGCTCGAGACTTCCACTTTCTTAGGTCTAGTTTTTAGTTGGTGGGAGGAGGGGTGCACATCTCTTCCTttccttaccttccccaacttCTAAGGAGTTAGGTAACCATTCAGCACCTGGGTTGACTAGGGAGTTTACAGGGCCACACAGGTATCAAGCCAGatattgtacatattttggaGGCTAGTGTTCTATCACTCACCTATCCACTTCTCTAGGCATTACAAAAGCAAATGTATAGCTTTTACTTTGTCACCTAAAGGAGAGAAGATAAATCCTGTTGAGACTTGTGTAATTTTAAGAACACTTGTCTGGTCTTAAATTTCATCAAATTTAGCAAGTTTTACCTTTGTGGTGCCTGCACAGGAACATACTACAGGTAACTGCCACTCTCACTTACAAATAAAAGACTGAAGGCTACTATAGTCattcaaataaaaacacaggTTCTACATCtacagatgtattttttttttctttattaatggACTCGCAAATGGAAATGCAAATTACAccaagcaaacatttttacaaatttaactCGAGAAAAGGCATTTCCTCATAAGCGTGATTAAACAAAAGGGTCAAACATGAATTAATTTATAAGTTCAGTCAATGCTTCCACCACATTTCCTTTGTGTTCTCTCAAAACCCTTTCAGCTTTTACTCTCGAAATCTCCATCTCTTGtacctgaaaacaaagaactgaTGGCATGACTGCATCCAAAAGACACTGCACAGagtaatattaatttatttactgctGCACTGTTTTCCAATGTGCATGACCCTTTGCTGGGTCGCGCCTGCTGCCTCCTTAGCAAATGGCCAGTGCAGCAAACAAAATGGAAATCCTAAAAGTGGGATGCAGGATGTGACAGTGCTTTGTTACATAATTTCATTAGCATTCTAGTCAGCAGCATTCATAAATcaatttttagaaaagttaTATTGGTTTTAGTCACCAGTCCAGCaattctatctctctttctttaatatGATTTTAACTGCTCATAAAAGATCATTTTTCATAACATGTGAAAATACTTAAGAACTTTTTGCAAATAAGCCAGTTAGGGCAATGTTTTCataagtttaattttttttatgacaagcAGAACTCTATGTACCAGAACCATGCTgagcaacaaagaaatatactcAAACTTACTATCAAGTCCACATCGTCTTTGTTAATTTTGACCTTTGatagttctttctctttctcttgtttggCTTGAGCTTCTCGTGTTTGTTGATCATTCACTACTTTCATAgcctaaaacaaaatatattttctgctttaGGATAACTGCAAGATGTAAATTACAATGACATGCAAAAATGTGAGCTCGTCCTTTACTTGGCTCGAGAAGACACAAGGGGATACTGTCCTATTGTTCTAACTTGAAAAGACTGACTATAAATAGGCAAAACATGCAGGTGACAAATAATCCTAATACTTCTCAAATATGAAGTCTACATGGAAAAGGGACCCCAAAAACCCCTTCATTCAAAACCTGGATGATTAAATTTGAAcagaaattaatataaaaccTTTGCACCTATTGAAATCAACAAACCTAGTAAATGGATAAAACTCTGTCGATGATGTATGTCATAAAAGTGCAGAAAAAACTAGATTGACTCAGCAAAGCAATCCtaaaaactacaataaaaaatattgcaatgaCCTCATGCCCCTGGATTAACACACAATGTAAAGCAATATGTTTTGTCAGCATATCATACCACAtgtcatttttctgttaatgtaaagaaaactaaaatcaaTGTTTTTCTGAAAAGGTAAAACACATAAACTATGTGTTTTCAAGCTTAGTAGGCAAAATGTTGAAGCAGTGTTTGGTTTATTCTCTTTAGGTGTCAATTACAGCAATCCTTAGTATTATGTTTACCGGTTTTATAAGACtgtcttgtattttcttttattcaagctccatgtacatttattcaagctttacataaataaaattgtaatgggTGAACTGCTATTTGTGTACAATGTCAATTTCTCAATGCCTTTCATGggagaatgaataaaattaatgtctaaAAAGAATGCACAAACATCATTTTTGGATgttcgctcttttttttttttgctgtccccttcccccaccacgCAAttttaacaatgacaatgatcaacgtTATTGGTCCCAGTGGGAAGGTGCTCAGATTACAGTAAGTTACCTTCCCATGTACATACTGGACAAGAGAACCCTcgaaaaggaaaagaacattAAAGAATACGCGAATGCCAGACCTGCTTAAACATCTTCAAGACAGGTCCCAGGGTTAGAAACTACATACTGACTGACCTGTTTTTGGTTATGAAGCgacgattaaaaaaacaaacaaacactgcagAAGCTAGTGACTGCTCGGTACACCCGTGTAACGTACGGAGACTGTGTGGACAATAAGCAGAAAATGAAACTCGTAAAAAACAAATAGAACAAAATTGGTAAATAATTCAGAGTTTATATCTATAGCATTActtaaaaagtcaaaacaataaCTTACATAATCAAGATTTTTACTAGAAATTTCTGCTTCTTCAACATAGTCTGTAACTTTTTCCAGATCTGCCGCTCCAGAATCATGTTTAgctgatttctttgttttagacTCCTGTAAATTTTCGTTTTCTTCCAAATCAACGGGTTCTTCCTCGGCAGCCATGATTATAGTATACCCACGTGTTCTCGCAcgaaaatgcatgaaaaaaaataaactcttatTACATAAATAAGACAGGAAAATTGACTAACTGTATAATAAGAATTATTAAATTATGATAGGGTTTAcgatttgttttatatttattgtttggtAACGAAGTCGCTATCTGCGGTCTTAACGGAAGTGAACTTTCAGAATCTTCGTGACCCTTCTCAATACATGACTTGACATAGAAAAGATAACGGTGTAAATTTTTGCTCATCTCTTGGAAGCGGATTATAGTTTTTATAACCAACCTTCAACTATGTAAGAGAAACGATCCATCTGTTGTCGCGACTACTGGTTTAACACAcgttttctcattttatttcatttgctaGCTACTGGAAGAATGCAAGTGAGAGTGGTGTTATTCTTCCCCCagcattaaattttaatttctcctTATAATGGATATAATCATTAAATCagttgtttaaaatttttagaTCTTTTACCGTTTCTGTACTCTTGTGATCATTGGCTTACTGTTTATGaactttaaaatcattaaaactaTCCCATCCTCAGTCGcagaatgttattttcattcTAAAACTGCGCCATGGTATCATTGCAAAAGTGACCCATAAATCTTTGAACTATTTTATCTAGTAAGCATGTAGGTTAGACTTACCAACATTCATTAATTatgtaatttgtaattaaaGTCGTCATTGACGAGGTCAAGCCTAGCACTAAGCTTCTTAGACCTACTGccatgtcatttttttaattggttgCCAGAGCTTAATTTATAGTCTAGATTTGTTATCCTGCTAATGATTCCAAGCAGACATTACTTGCCTCAGGCAAGTGTGGCAAGATAAACAAGGTGTATGCTCCTCAATATATGCAGTACTCTTTGTATGTAATATATTAAATTAGTCTGCAATAgacattctttctctgtatattGTACTCTGGTACAACCAACTGTTGCAGTAATTAAAGCCTGTAGCAATGAGCTCTGCATCAGTTTACATTTGCACTGATTGCATTCTATGACCTGGTCTCTACGAACTTGATATGTAGGGCAGCTTtcaatttgaaatgtttaccATGAAATTTTGTCAACTCATTTGGATCACAACCTATTTTGCTTGTGTAAAATTGTCTCCTTCAGACAAAAAGGTACTGTAGATACTAACAGTCTGACAAACCCTTCTTATGTCTTGAAAGGTTTTTCTTGTGATGATAAGACTTTATTTCTCCCAGAGGACAATTAATTGCAGTTCTCTCTCATTTGCTCAAAGCTAATATAAGACAACGTATGTTTACAATACAGAATCTATCTAGAACTGTACACTGTGTTCCAATATGCACAGTGCAGTTACAGTCTGAAACTATAATCATCCTAATGAAATAAGTTTAGCTGTGCACATGGTGATATATTTCAGGCATGGCAAAGGCACTAGGTAAGCCTAATAAGTCAGCATTTCGGGAGAAATATCTTTTGGGGAAAATCTGGTATTGAGATGTGCTGTTGGCATGAGAACAAATAATAGCAGAAACATTGGGACTAAGATTTTACGTTTTTTTTCTTCGCATCTGGACcagtaaatttattattttacttcttgAATAAGACAGAATAAAGTTATTAcacatttcaagtttatttcACTTTGTTATAGATCAATAATTTACAATCTTCTGTTTTTTATGTCTTCAGATGTGGATTCACAGGCAGATGTCGTGGTGGCAAGATAGATTGGAATCAGTGACTTAACAGGATGAATtcagatttgtctttttctgcaaTCTTATACTAAATATCTCAGCCTGTACCACAGCTTTTGTCAGAACAACCTCATTGTCCAGTTTTCTTATAATGGAAATATcagcattttccttttttaaacaaCTAGAAATGGACTTCATAATGAGATGGTGATTTCCCAATTCATCAAATTGCACAGGTGATATTCACTCTACTCTGGCAGAAGAGAATCACCtgagaaacatatttttgctATGGGGCAAACAAATGGAATACTCACTAGAAAGAGGACAACTTTATAGTCACTTgttgtataaaatataatagtgCCTAATGCCCAATTAGGTACCAGAATATATAACATGAAGCATAGCATATTGAGTTTTGAAAGCAAACAAAGTCGGCAACCATGAGTCTTGACATGGGTGAAATCAATGTCATTGAGATGCG
The Pomacea canaliculata isolate SZHN2017 linkage group LG2, ASM307304v1, whole genome shotgun sequence genome window above contains:
- the LOC112555269 gene encoding tyrosine-protein kinase CSK-like, with product MCVCLFSQIVHERLAARNVLLTFFLDAKVSGFGPQYASDGQIRIPVKWAAPEVLEDKPATEKSDVWSFGITLWEIFSLGQQPYPDIRSTEMGTRLKSGYRMSKPEFADDMFYKLMTKCWEESPGKRQTFKFISDQLSGMFKPRERRSEDIYYATNPSH
- the LOC112558195 gene encoding huntingtin-interacting protein K-like; this encodes MAAEEEPVDLEENENLQESKTKKSAKHDSGAADLEKVTDYVEEAEISSKNLDYAMKVVNDQQTREAQAKQEKEKELSKVKINKDDVDLIVQEMEISRVKAERVLREHKGNVVEALTELIN